In Longimicrobium sp., a single window of DNA contains:
- the rpsF gene encoding 30S ribosomal protein S6 has translation MSDYEVVYIFHPSLEDERIEEKIERFHGMLTGERGGEITAVDHWGKRPLAYEIADQTTGHYTVAHFSAPAEALPEFERLLKLDDEVLRYLVVVNEGDLQTTPVPPAPKRDEESEDDGEDE, from the coding sequence TTGTCGGATTACGAAGTCGTGTACATCTTCCACCCGTCGCTCGAGGATGAGCGGATCGAGGAGAAGATCGAGCGCTTCCACGGGATGCTTACGGGCGAGCGTGGCGGCGAGATCACCGCGGTGGACCACTGGGGGAAGCGCCCCCTGGCGTACGAGATCGCGGACCAGACCACCGGCCACTACACCGTGGCCCACTTCTCGGCCCCGGCCGAGGCGCTCCCCGAGTTCGAGCGCCTGCTGAAGCTGGACGACGAAGTCCTTCGCTACCTCGTGGTGGTGAACGAGGGCGACCTGCAGACCACACCGGTCCCGCCCGCTCCGAAGCGTGACGAGGAGTCCGAAGACGACGGGGAGGACGAGTAA
- the rpsR gene encoding 30S ribosomal protein S18, producing the protein MKSSRKVCPVCETGLSSVDYKDEKTLGRFVTERGKILPRRISGMCARHQRQIGTAIKRARFLALLPYIAGFES; encoded by the coding sequence ATGAAATCTTCGCGCAAGGTTTGCCCCGTGTGTGAGACCGGGCTGAGCTCCGTGGACTACAAGGACGAGAAGACGCTCGGCCGCTTCGTGACCGAGCGTGGCAAGATCCTGCCTCGCCGGATCAGCGGGATGTGCGCGCGCCACCAGCGCCAGATCGGGACCGCCATCAAGCGCGCCCGTTTCCTGGCCCTGCTGCCGTACATCGCGGGCTTCGAGTCGTAA
- the ychF gene encoding redox-regulated ATPase YchF, whose protein sequence is MFDMLKLGIVGLPNVGKSTLFNALTAAGADAANYPFCTVEPNVGNVEVPDPRVDLLAEKVKPQRVLRAVVQFVDIAGLVEGASQGEGLGNQFLSNIRETDAVVHVVRCFDDPDVVHVMGSVDPVRDREVINLELALSDLAVVEKRLDRARKAARGQDRDALAEVGLLERLLEALGAGKAARVVQANEEESKILRSYNLLTSKPVLYLANVAESDLPEGDNEHVRALRTAVEASGERAEIIPISSKIESELAELPPEERDEFLGSLGLNEPGLHTLIRTGYALLGLQVYFTAGEKEVRAWEIPVGARAPQAAGVIHSDFERAFIRAETVAWDDFVKTGSVKTAREQGLMRSEGKEYVVKDGDILLFRTSA, encoded by the coding sequence ATGTTCGACATGCTGAAGCTTGGGATCGTGGGGCTCCCCAACGTGGGGAAGTCCACCCTGTTCAACGCCCTCACCGCCGCGGGCGCCGACGCCGCCAACTACCCGTTCTGCACCGTGGAGCCGAACGTGGGGAACGTGGAGGTGCCCGACCCGCGCGTGGACCTGCTGGCCGAGAAGGTGAAGCCGCAGCGCGTGCTGCGCGCGGTGGTGCAGTTCGTGGACATCGCCGGGCTGGTGGAGGGCGCCTCGCAGGGCGAAGGGCTCGGCAACCAGTTCCTCAGCAACATCCGCGAGACCGACGCGGTGGTGCACGTCGTCCGCTGCTTCGACGATCCGGACGTGGTGCACGTGATGGGGAGCGTGGACCCCGTTCGCGACCGCGAGGTCATCAACCTGGAGCTCGCCCTCAGCGACCTCGCCGTCGTGGAGAAGCGCCTCGACCGCGCTCGCAAGGCCGCCCGGGGCCAGGACCGCGACGCGCTCGCCGAGGTCGGCCTCCTAGAGCGGCTCCTGGAGGCGCTCGGTGCCGGCAAGGCCGCGCGCGTGGTGCAGGCGAACGAGGAGGAGTCCAAGATCCTGCGCTCGTACAACCTGCTCACCAGCAAGCCGGTGCTCTACCTGGCCAACGTCGCCGAATCGGACCTCCCCGAGGGCGACAACGAGCACGTGCGCGCGCTGCGCACCGCGGTAGAGGCGAGCGGCGAGCGCGCGGAGATCATCCCCATCAGCAGCAAGATCGAGAGCGAGCTCGCCGAGCTCCCGCCGGAGGAGCGCGACGAGTTCCTGGGATCGCTGGGCCTGAACGAGCCCGGCCTGCACACGCTGATCCGCACGGGATACGCGCTGCTGGGGCTGCAGGTCTACTTCACCGCGGGCGAAAAGGAAGTGCGCGCCTGGGAGATCCCGGTGGGTGCCCGCGCCCCCCAGGCCGCCGGCGTCATCCACTCCGACTTCGAGCGCGCCTTCATCCGCGCCGAGACCGTGGCCTGGGACGACTTCGTGAAGACCGGCTCCGTGAAGACCGCCCGCGAGCAGGGGCTGATGCGGTCGGAAGGCAAGGAGTACGTGGTAAAGGATGGGGACATCCTGTTGTTCCGGACGAGCGCGTAG
- the rplI gene encoding 50S ribosomal protein L9 yields MQVILRQRLENLGETGDLVDVKPGYARNYLIPRGFAYEATAGNVKRIETERASVAKREAATLTEARQRAASIEGVSLTFNARAGQEGKLFGSITVGDIADKLAEQGIQIDRRQIELDEPIKALGVTSVPVRLHTDVRPELKVWVIAED; encoded by the coding sequence ATGCAGGTCATTCTCAGACAGCGTCTGGAGAACCTCGGCGAGACCGGGGACCTGGTGGACGTGAAGCCGGGCTACGCTCGCAACTACCTGATCCCCCGTGGCTTCGCCTACGAGGCGACCGCGGGGAACGTGAAGCGGATCGAGACGGAGCGGGCGTCGGTGGCCAAGCGTGAGGCCGCCACCCTGACCGAGGCGCGGCAGCGCGCCGCCTCCATCGAGGGCGTTTCGCTCACCTTCAATGCTCGCGCCGGGCAGGAAGGGAAGCTGTTCGGCTCCATCACCGTGGGCGACATCGCGGACAAGCTGGCCGAGCAGGGGATCCAGATCGACCGCCGCCAGATCGAGCTCGACGAGCCGATCAAGGCCCTCGGCGTGACTTCGGTGCCGGTGCGTCTACACACCGACGTGCGGCCGGAGCTCAAGGTGTGGGTGATCGCGGAAGACTGA
- a CDS encoding DUF2335 domain-containing protein, whose protein sequence is MPPPALVREYEEILPGAAQFFFSTLDRQSRHRQELEAKVVDANIANEKTGMWLGFFLAVLMICCGAFLIHEDKDPQGLALIGATIITLAGIFIYGRHRTTKELRAKDPTQAVQ, encoded by the coding sequence ATGCCGCCGCCGGCACTGGTTCGCGAGTACGAAGAGATTTTGCCGGGGGCCGCTCAATTCTTCTTCAGCACGCTTGACCGTCAGTCGAGGCACCGCCAGGAGCTTGAAGCAAAGGTGGTAGACGCGAACATCGCCAACGAGAAAACGGGGATGTGGTTGGGTTTCTTCTTAGCGGTACTGATGATCTGTTGCGGCGCCTTCCTGATTCATGAAGACAAGGACCCGCAGGGGCTCGCTCTGATTGGCGCGACGATCATCACGCTTGCGGGCATCTTCATTTACGGACGGCACCGCACCACGAAGGAGTTGCGCGCCAAAGATCCAACGCAAGCCGTACAGTAG